The nucleotide sequence acttctcaacaccaCAAGTCTTTACGATCTTATTGATTGTTAATATCGGTTTCCGCGCTCGTAAAAGAGGAGTCGTCGCTGCTGATACGATTTTTGTGTTTGCTCTAGTAATACCTATACTGGTAATTTGAAGGTCATGAGGTCTCGTTCGTAGTAATTGAAGCGTTGAGattcttttttatctgacgtcaaaaatgtctacgttcgtcccgaaaaaacagtgcTCGCGAGAAGTCATCCTCCgtttttaccttttaaagaaaagtgcagctaaaACGAGTcgcatattgatcaatatttagaATAATTaagctccatcaaatacaacccGTAAATAGTGGTTTCGATGCTTCCAAAGTGACAGCTTCGGCGGGAGTGATAAAAATCGCGAAGGGCTACCgagaaaattcgaagatactcaactacaacaactaTTCGCTGAAGACGTATGTCGAGCCCTtagatatgtctaaagagttggatgttgacagatcaaccgtcgctACGTCAACGTTTGCTAGCGACGGGAATTGTAGgaaactgggtgccacatcaattgaaggagagggatatcaagagacgtttggtgacgtgtgagatgcttcttgatcagcagaaaggaaaaggttttctgcattgcattgtcactggcgacgaaaaatggatctattatgataaccctaagcgtcgcaAATGTTGGAGATAGCCAGGTGAACCAGTTCCATCAACAGCGAAAAAAACgattcatgcttcaaagattatgtagtgcatctggtgggatcagaaaggAGTCatatattatgaactccttaaaccatctgaaaccattacTGGTAATctctggcgatcgttaccgactgcagcaaATACGTTGGAATTGagttctcaaagaaaagcggccagaATGGGACCGTAGACaggacaaactgattttgctgcatgacaacggcaggccacacgttgctaaatcggttcagaaatatttagagggactacCTGAGAATGGAGTAAAGTTATAGTTTCCAATGGCACATAATATCATggattatttaattgtttaaagaaTTCGAAACTTCGGCTAAgaaagggcggaaacttattcccatacctattttaataaatcaaaaatattattatacttatttagtaagtaaatttgttttgtaGCAAACACTGAAgctttattactatttttttttttttttttgcgtttttgttaGCTACAATTGCGATAAGTCTGCGGCAAAGGCTGAGTAACATATTTCCGGTTGGCTTAATAGAGGACTAAAGTAATGCTGTGGAGAAATGTGTGaatgttatattaaaaactaaatgcaAATAAAGTAATCAAATATGTAATGCAAACCGCAAAAAACTTTGCTCAAACAACTTTGCGGTTTTACTCtacaaattaaatatgtaaataaaataaaattcaaccgagtgttcttattttttattagcgaACGTATGAATGATGTTGGAAGTAATGTTTCTgctaaattaatgaaatatttcataACACAGTAGATAATCAATGTAGACTTTTGTTTAAAGCAAATGTATTCCAATACACATTTTAAAGAAAGGCTGCCAGAAGTGGCCTTCCGGAggcttaaaaagttttttgttgcactttttgtcaacacattgaaattgaaattggaaaAAGTCGAACCATGACTAAAGGCCAATTGGGTTCGAAGCTCTGGAAATTAAACGCTATGATAGGCAAGGAagaaaggagagaagtgacagagagGAAGAAATAAGATAGAATACAGACAGAAGTCGAGATTGCGAGGGGATAAGAGGGGAAGGAAAAACCGATATGACGAAAGGAGAGGGGAGAGAGGAGGTATTTGTGAATTACGAATGGTGACTAATTTCCGGCTGTGTaagccgctttatgctgctgatgaagtgcATCAGATTTTTTATATCAATGCTTCCTATATCAACGGGCGTAGGAAAGAAGTGAGAAATCATAAATCTTGTTCCCGCGAGACCGGGGCAGCTAAgcagcaggtgctgagatgattccacctcatcctccatacagctgctgcgaaaaggactcgaagtactTCCGAGTCTCACCGCATGTATACCCCGCGGGTAGTGaaccgtgaggatgcccacaatATTTGAGAGTTGAGATTCTATCATCCTCAGAATTCGCCTTGAACGCCTCCCATCTACCCGTgtccagaaggatttcgcgattTTACACGTTTGAGTACTTGCCTAGCATCAGCGAGCGCGagtcccatctttccaggagcacaggttgtcaaggggatcccgattaTCTCCTTTCGCAGGGCAATACCTCGCATATTTCTTAtctggccagctcgtccgcTTCGCAGCTTCCCGTAATGTCATTATGACCAGGCTCCCAGATTAGCCTTATATCAAAGAGTTCGGATGCAATAGAAAGTgaaaccaggcattccctgaccagtttcgaatgcaccataaagAGCACATGgccttaattgccgcttggctatggGAGTAGATGTTTACCTTATTAACAGGTATttcgcaagtaagtagccaatcagctgcttctttgattgcggccacctctgcttggaacacactgcattGATTCGGCTGACCTGAATTTGAGTATGATAGAGCTCTTTACGGAATACTCCACCTCCAACCCTGCCgcccaacttcgagccatccgtaaacaggTTAACCAAGCCCTATCCCGATCTACTCCTCCCTTGAtcgaatatgggtggagaaagtttcGCTTGGCTATCAGTATCAGCAGCGACTCCTATAAGAAAAATGACTCCCGAAGGACTCCCGTAcctcgatttctgtagaagctgtcttaaaaCAGAACAAGAGGAAATaatcagacaccttttatgtgagtgtgaaagcttagctacaaggaggctccgcactcttgatatggcatttttaactgatgtagcgggcatagcgcatctaaaactaacgaagcttttctcgtttattaaagctaccagatggtttgaaaaggaacccatagtGTAAGAATAAGTTCCGGTGATATCTTAATGGACCTACGagaggtctaagtgtgtctttgcgacagccaccctacctacctacctaactaTTGTTTAAGTAGCATCCGGTTGCAGAATCTATTTCAGTCTTAGACCCATCGGTAAAAAAAAGATCTTTCAAACCTCTTTGAATGCACTCTGGATTAGTCCATTGCGTGATCATTTGACATCAAATTCCCTTTCAAATGAAACTTTGGTCAGCAGATCGTCCTTAGAAGCCAGAAACAGTGGATACTgttcaaatagttttttaaagatttctctgtgttccGTAGTTCCGTCTTCGttccagaaaccatatttatggaggcTGCACATGTCTTTTATTGCTTGCTGCTGTATTTCCACTTACTAATATAAGTATTTATCAACCGTTGGCCTTACAATGGAACTCAATgagtcgttgttgttgttgtagcagcataaacattccccgtgcgtATACGAAGAATACTACTGAAAGGGcggtccttggccggatataaatcggaggcgttccggttacgtagaaccgactgtcctgGGAACACTCTGAGTCGTGAGTCGTTCTCTGCATTCCTTAGAGAGCATCAGTCACCGAAGCCTAGCTGCTGACAGCTAaagttaacttaacttaaaagttATTGTGaatggtaaaaaatattttcttttacagtGAATTCTATCATAACCGAACTGTTGCCCTTGTAACATTTTCAGAACTAACACTGAACAAAACATATGGCATACACTTGTTGAACACGGTTTGCATGCCTTCTCCGATAGTTAtgaacaaatgtaaaaataacaaaaagggTTTTCAATAACTATTACAGACTCCAATTTAAGAAGTTTTCGCATAGCAAATGATCAAGGTTTAAAGATACGTATAGCTTTGCTTCaacatgttttaaaaaataattatcagaATAAACTCTTACGTCCCAATTATTCTTCTACTGGGTTAATGTGTCCTAAACTTACTTAAAAAGCTGTGTACCAATGAATTCTTTACTAGTTTGATTTTGGCACCCGCCCGCGCAACACAATTACCACAAGTTTTACCGAGcaaagaaaattcgaaattttaaataaaaatataaaccaaaAATGTTTCACATTTCATATatcttatttttgatttttgtgcgaCAACAAACATTTTTACCCTGCATGGCATTACCCGCATATAATGAAAGTTTAGTCAATTATACTGAGAATTCCGTAAATCAACTTTTGAAAAAGGAGATTAGTAAAACAATGCAAAGTAAAGTTTATTATACGAGTACAACTGATTCGTCTACGGCTGAAGAGCTGATACCAGCgacaacaataaaagcaatggaATATAAGGAAGTAGCGCACGCGCTAATACACATAAATAATACTCTTCAGAATGGAACTCACTTAATTGATAATATAGTAGAACATGCAACAGTTTCGCTAGTAGAAGATGGAAAGGCAAGAGATGACTTAAACAAAAGccaagaaatgaaaaattacacaACAAAGCGTGAAGGATTGAATGAAATTACTAAAATGCCTCCGACTACAGCAGCGAGCTTTGTAGATAAAGAAATCTtaactataacaacaacaagccgAAGTGCTGCGAcggaaaaaattacaacaaatacaCTTGTAGTTCAATCGGATgtagtaaaaaatgaaaaaacgctcctcaaaacagcaacaaccaaAGgcgatttaataaaattcaccACACCACTTCCAATAATAAACATATCAACGCATAAGACTACAATGGATGAAACCACAACTGAAGCCATGAAACATATTGAAATATCTTCTGCACGAAATATAAATTGTGCGCTTCAACCTTGTATTGATAACGCCACTTGCATGTTGGCAGATCTTTGCGAATGTGCGCCAGGCTACACTTGGTATGAACCGATAAGTGGAAGCGGCGATCAAATGCAGCCAATGTGTGCTGCTATCGTTGAGCATGGAAGTAATGATGTGCGTGCAACACTGGGTAAAGCAACAGATGAAATCATAGCTGACGAAGAAGCATATCCGGCCGAAGGTAGCATTATAAATGTAACGGATAAAATAAAACGACTGGAAACTATTcgtgcaataaataaatttattaaaaaacaatataaaaaagatGTTATAACGAACGATCACGAGGATTCCAAACTCATATACAGTATCATAGGTGGTTGTGCTATTTTCGTTGCACTGATTATATTGCTGACATATTTTTGGGTAAATAcgatagcatttttaatttaaaatttgttgctgAAGTGAGTTGCGCCTAATTTTCATCCCGCTTGGTATACAGCACGTAAGGCTTCTGCTTACCATTTCATTTCCTAAGCAGATTCCTGCGTCTCTCAAACGATAAATTGAAAGAGTGCACtgagtgaaaagatttttagaggtgagCTGCAATATTTAGTAGAACGTTATTTGGCTCTGAAGGATTTTGAGAGAATCACCTGATGGCCTGAATTCACTTGGAATGTGTTTAACAATATTTAGCTTGTATTAGTGGtatagaagaaaaataaactaaTGACGCTTCGGCaagtctgaacaacgactgctTGGACCAGTGTAAgaatgcatgtgaaatgatcgtgcagaaatCGGCTTCCGCATCCTCTgtaacgtggcagccgaagttccctcACAATTGCTTTTTCCACTATTAGCTAAATAGTAAACCTGGTAATCATCCTTGCATTCCCCGTACTACTGCAAATGCCATACTTGACAATATTCAAGACTCATTTGCTCGCTCAAGGCTCATTTTCTTctcatatgcaattttttaaagatgATAAATTTGCCAAGTTTGCTCTTTCACTATGGTGATAGTTGAAATTGTGAGGAGAACTTCGGTTGCCACGGCACAGGGGATCCGGCACGAtcattttatatgaatttacgAAGACTCAGTGGTAGATTTTTACATATATCACAAACACGATCTGAGTTTTTGTGTAAACGCactccaagtgacgtcagcccatcagctgattttgtCAAATTGGCTCAGAGCCAAATAAAGAGTACACCTTTAAAAATCTGTTCACCACAATTTCGTCTATCAGCTATTTATTAGCCCAGGAATTGACGGCGCTGCTCAGTGCTCAACCGAGTCCCTAGACACACTCTCACATATTATGAGAGAACTTCGCTCTTAGTCATCTAAGCCAATACATTGCTTGAAGAAGCTCCTCTCAGTAAGAGAAACACTTTCTAAGACTCCTACAAGTTTCGAGTCGCAAAAAACGTACAAAAAGGTTATATCGGTATGCTCTGCAAACCCTGCGACCTATCAAGCTCAAATAAATTAGGTGTAAACGGACTCTCCAAAGTGCACAGTGCCCAACTATCCCTTAGTTAATCACTTCATAATAAATACACATTGTTTCTCGCCTaactaaagcaaaataaagttgtGAATGCATTAAATATTACCATCCAATTTTTCCTACATATTTCATTTCAGAGAAAGCACATATGAAGTTACGAAGCATGGAGTATTCAGCACTACACACGTCTTGACATTGTCATATATAAAGTGGGAAACGGGGTAGAATTTCATAGAAATGTTTCCCTCTGAAAgtcttagttttatttaaaattataattaaataaattaaaatttaaattaaataaattaaatgcgaTTCTTTAttgtattgaataaaatttgtttaaattaatcaCATACTCATATATGAAAAACGCAGCTATGTTTTCTTTCCTAATGACGATGCGGCTGAAGGCCTAAAGTGATGtcttattctttttattttatactaaaaagcAATGCTCCTTTAGGAATATATATAttctatatatgtgtatgttacCGAATCACTTCGTTACTTCAATCACCAAAATCGCAACGACGAAAAGAGTACCTACAATAATAATTTATCAGACGCCTTTTACTCTTCATAGCCTACTTGTAAAATTTCCCCTTTTTTTGCTTGCTAAGTTTTTACTTTCCATtatttctgaagcatttttgtAACAAGTACTGTAGTTCTAATAATTCCGCTGTTTCGTTGTCGTTTAGTACCAAAATTGATAAACGCAATCCATATAACTTCAATTCTATAGTAATTTTATCACATTGAGGGTGTATCGACTACTTAAAAAGCacgttttcttaaatatttttctaatataactACTGCTTTTTCAGATCAttttggtagatctcgtataccgtcgcggtaaaactgttcatcttttgaggctatccacggatcaagccatttttttgtcttcatatgaatggaactagACCATAagccattgatcggaacaggtgagAACGaggcaatatctggagaatatagcgggtggggtaggatttcccatttcattgTTTCGAGATAGGTTTTAACGGGCTTGGCAACGTGAGTCCGAGCATTGGCATGCTgtggaatcactttttcatacctctccgcgtattgcagccgcttctcgcgcagtgctcggctcaatcgcatcaattgaagtcgatacagATCCCCAGTGAGggattcgcttggttttaacagttcataataaataacaccaacttggtcccaccaaatacatagaataaccttcgcagcgtaaaTTTTCGAccgactttcttttctttggattgctgtaatgaaaccTTTTTTATCACCCGTCATGTTGCGataaagaaaacccttcctttttggccgctggagcagttgttcacaggcgaaaaatcGACGTTCAACACCCCTTGGTCTTATCTCATAAGGAACCAAAGTCccttgtttctgaatcattccgaATGCATGCaacgcttggaaatggattggcgggtaactcctaatactgaagcaagcttttCTTGCGTTTGCCACGGAtactcattgagcaatgcctccaattcagcggcttcgaaggtttttggcattccttcacgcggacggtcgtcaacattaaaatcaccgcctTTGAAACCacagaaccaatctcggcacgttttttcacttaaagcagcatctccataaactttttgtagctcagccggcgtttttttcgaatgaaagaggaaaatcaacacttcccgctaATGATGATTATTCGGcaaaaaatcagacattttcacaaaaccaaaagcatatgataccaaaacaaaatcactaatttgtagaagcagtttgtttaccataacgcacttgttacgttaaagcgtaacaactcaaaatctgaacattttcagtagagacgaaaaactgtttccgtaaatattaataatattatatattagaaagaaaaaaatatgtatctgcacgaaaatatcattaaaaacaatataacggttgtttcactcttatttgtttagtagctgcgctaaaataacaaatttttgagttgttacgcttttcctgaaatttttttatacacttagtggtatattttaaacaaaccgtttggttGTAAACAGGCACAATTCAAAATGTTACACTTTATGTGACACAAATTTGTTCAAACACTTGGAGACAACGAAAAATGTAACTCTTTAGTTGAGACAAAAGAAGTCATCCTGAAAACAAAGAGAGAGTCACAacggtttttttaatgaaagacTAGACAAACCACTGAACGATTTTTACAGTGGGTAGAGATGACCACTGTACAATGTTTTCTTGCAAAAcactaaaatttggaaattctgagttgttacgctttaacgtaacaagtacgatatgtctaagcttagtttatgatgtttaggttatgttagaatcgactagcagacactgctggcggcatctattgacaaacagctggaacttagttgcgcacctataaATAGATAGATAATTTAAACATTGGGGCCAGTCAGAGTAAGTTCGTGTGGTTTTCATATGAAATTGATaacaccatatttttttttgtagttacaTATAGCCTGTGCCTGAACCTAGGAAACACGAATTTTTGGCATTATTGAGTACAAGAACATACAACTTTTAGTTCAACTTCAACTACGTATAGACTTTTATGTGacttgataaaaaaattcatttactcAAATCCTAGTCAATCTTATCTCATTCAATGCAAAAAGTTGAACCAGACATGCCCATTGTTTTTAGAGAAATCAAGTCAAtcgaattcaaaaatatataaaactaaataattccGGTGCAACAGACCTACCCGACCTATTGAGCTTAACTTTCCAAGGTTCTTATTTAAACTAATTGAGTTAAAACTTTGAGAGGATATTTGGCATATATTGTACTATTGAATAACataagataataaaaaagtCATTAAAAATGAACCTAGCTAAAATTCACTAAACATGCGTTGAATATGCAGACATATCTGCTGTTTTTTCTAATGTGCACATAAGTATATTTCCCtatacacatacgtatgtatgtaagcaaaaGTTTTGTTACTAAAACTCCAGTTTTTATAAGGCCAGTAGGGTTAAGTCCGCTATAGTTCTTTATTTCATTGAACCACGTTTAAGATGAATAATggctaatttcttatttttaggaGACACCAATTTTTTACCATCAATTTGCTAACCGTTATTTATCCACTAGTTACCAATTTGGTGTATTCTTAAAACGGTGATGCATTGTCAGGAGCTGCGCCAGGAGTTACACCAAATTATGAGTGTATATTAccggaaaaactttttcttttattgcataccacttttaatttaataacgcgctgataatttcgaaaataaactAAGTTTTGAGCTATTTTATTACTAATTTGCATTGTTATCCTTATCATTTACCACCACTTCAAAAATAGTCAGATAACTTTTCTATtacaactaaattaaaaaaaaaaatttaacaaaaaataaaatatacttttttaaggTTAATTGGTTTTAGAAcggacaaaaaaatgtttctctttacaaaagatttatttatttattttattacaaacaaaataaactgaCACCTAAAATGGCAACAAAATCTTTTCCCTAGTGACAAAACCAAACTTAACAAAGCTTTAGGGGAATTGAATAgtgaacttaattttattaaaaaacaaatcaattttaaattttaatatattaaaaatcaagtcaatACATTTCAAGCTTGAAACCTGATATAAAAGGTGAATACTCACTTTTGAAGTGTACCAAATAATTGAAAAGACCAAACTGCCATGTAGCTCAAATCAAAATAGACATCACATAAACAAGCAGTGACAAGAAC is from Anastrepha ludens isolate Willacy chromosome 4, idAnaLude1.1, whole genome shotgun sequence and encodes:
- the LOC128862140 gene encoding uncharacterized protein LOC128862140; its protein translation is MQSKVYYTSTTDSSTAEELIPATTIKAMEYKEVAHALIHINNTLQNGTHLIDNIVEHATVSLVEDGKARDDLNKSQEMKNYTTKREGLNEITKMPPTTAASFVDKEILTITTTSRSAATEKITTNTLVVQSDVVKNEKTLLKTATTKGDLIKFTTPLPIINISTHKTTMDETTTEAMKHIEISSARNINCALQPCIDNATCMLADLCECAPGYTWYEPISGSGDQMQPMCAAIVEHGSNDVRATLGKATDEIIADEEAYPAEGSIINVTDKIKRLETIRAINKFIKKQYKKDVITNDHEDSKLIYSIIGGCAIFVALIILLTYFWRKHI